GTCAGCCGATAATGGTAGGTATTGCCGACCTGATAGGTGCCCATCGTTACCGCGCCGGAAATATCGGTCCGCGCTTGCTTGGTTTCCGTGACGCCAATCAGCCGACTGTTTTGCAGGGTCCGCCCGTTGAAAAGCTGCGCAATCGTCGTTTTCCCGAGGGCCGTTGTGCCGCCCGCCGCCGCTGACGTCATCAGATGATCGGCGTCGGCGGGCGTGGCGCGCGCGGCGAGATTGGCGACGAGCAACCCCATGTGGATTTGGCCGGGGGTGCCATCGGTCTTTATGATCACAAAATGCGCTGCCGAGGCCGCCAGTTCGGCAGTTAGGCCGGGTAAGGCGAGCCCGTTGAACGCGACCGTCGCCGTTGGTCCCGCCGTTGTAACCGAAATCCCCTTCAGCGGATCGCCCGCAACCGTTCCGATCCCGCTGCTGCTGCCAGAGCTGGCGGAGGTCAACCGCCCGAATTGATCGACGGTCAGCGTGGCATTCGTGTAGGTGCCGGGGGCAACGCCGGAGGTCGGCAGCTTGTGAACATGGTCGGCCCGCGCCGCCGAGGTGGCCGACCCGACCGCCGCGACCGTGCCGATGTCGGCAGGGGCCGCGCCGGTCAGCCCCGTCGTTCCGGCCAGCAAGGTTGCCAGGCTGGCGCGGCGATGGGCGCCTGCCGAGGCGTCATAGAGCGCCACCTCATCGGCGGGATCGATGGCGCCCGCAAGGCCGGTCAGACCGGGGATCGTCACCGCTGGGCCGGTCGCGCCGAAGACTGACGCGATCCCACTGCCGACCGGCGCCAGCACCTCCTTCCAGTTGGCCAGGACCGAGGCCGGATCAGCGGCCAGCAAGAACGTCTTCGACAGGTCGGTACGGACGCAGGCGTCGCCCTTTTGCGCCGTCAGCGCCAGCATCGCGGCTTCGCTGCCCGCTTCGAAAATATCGTTCAACGCGATGGCCGGAAGGTCGCCGGGCGCGATTTTATTATCCGCCCCGCGCGTGACGACGCCACCGACGCCGCTCGTCGGCAGCAGTGCCGCCGCGCCCAGGCCAAGCAGCGCCCGCACCGCCGGGGCATCTGCCCCACCCAGCAGCGCGAGACCGAAAGCGGTCGCCGCCAGCGTGGCAAGACTGCCGCCCGCCTTCTGCACCAGCCCATCGCCGCCGAGGCCCGCCAACGCCAGCAGCAGGGCCGGAACCGCCGTTAGCTCGCCGAAGGCATGGCTATGGGCGGACGGCGGAAAAAAATCCGGCTTGCCGGTGACAGCCCCCCAATCGACGGCCCCCGCGCCGACCGCCTCCACCCAGGCCGACCCGCTCCAGCGCAGCAGCTTGGCGGCGGCAATGTCGATGACGAGCGCGCCGTCGGTCGGCGGCTCGAAGCTCCAGGCATTGACCGGCGCGGCACCGGACGGAGTGCCGACCCATTCGGCGATCTGGCCGGTCTTCCCCGCGAAAGCCCCGCTCGGGCTGCCCCCGATCAACCAGCGCTGCTGATGGGACGGTGCCACCGGCGGCGTATCGAGCGTCGCCAGAACCGGTTGACGCCACGCCGACCCGGCCAAGCGCAGGATCATATTGTTAAGGATAAAGGCCGCGTCGCGCAGCACGGTGCCGGTGCCATCGTCGGCGACGGCACCGGGGTAGAGCAATTGGGTGTGCATGGGGGAGGTTCCTTAGCGGATGAAAATCAGATCAACGCCGTCGGCTGCCGGGCGCATGACGCGCCAGCGGTCGCCGAGCGGCTGGCCCTGGCGCACCGGCACCTGCCCGAGCAGGCCGACCAGCACCCATTCCGGGCGCTGAGAGCGAGGAATGTAAGGGCGGGTCGGGTCGTACTCGGGATTCACGGCATGGCTACGGTACGTCTGACCGTCGACATCCACCGTTTCCGTCCAGATCGGCGCCCCGAAAGCATCGGTGACATGCAGGTCCGCCCAATAGGCTTCGGCGGCATTGCCGATAACGCCTGGCGCTCCCAGCGGGCGGGTGACGCCGATAATATCGCGGGGATCATCCGTGGCCTGGGCTGCGCGCACTTTGGCACCGTCCAGGACAACCGATACCCCTGCCTCCAGAGGAGCGCCGTCCACCGTTTCAAACCATTCCGCATAGTCGGCCGCTTGCAGGGTGGTATTCGCCGCAAAAACGCTGCCGTCTAGGGAGACGGCAAACTGCCGTTGGGTGCCGTTCTCCGCCGCATAATGTACGAAATATTTATCGGGGGTCGGGCTTTGCAGCACGCTCCCTTCGTAAACATTGTCGAATGTCCCCGGTACGCTGGCACTCGTACCGCCGCGGATAACATAGGGATGATTACTGCTTAACCCCGCCGTCGTCCCGCCAAGGACACTTATCCCGCCTTTATGGACCGCTAGAGCGGCGGTGCCGTCGCCTGAGTGGGCGAGATGGACACTCCCTCCTGTCCACTTGGCGTTTGTGATGCTAGCGCCGGTCCCAATCGCAAAAATATGATCTTCGATTGCCGGAAACGGCGGTGGTTCAACCGGTGGGGGCGGCGTTGGGGCGTTCAGGGTAAACTTACCCCCCTTGATCGTGCCGGTGACATTGCCGCCGTCCCGAACGAACTCGATTTTGCCGATTTTATCGTCAATCATCGGCGGCACGAGAATATTGATCAGTTCCCGCGCAATCCGATCGGCAATCTTCTCAATCGCAAGCCCCAACTGCGTCCAGTCGGTATACTCCGGCACCAGCCCCGCCTTCAGGATGGCGTTGCGGATACACTCGGTAATCATATTGGCCCAATAGGCGCGGAAAGGCGTGCCGAGGAACCCGGCTTCAAGGTCGCAATCGACAAAAAAGCCCGGCTTATCGTGGATCGAGCCGGGCGGCGGAATATCGTGGGGGTTCGGCACGACCAGCGTCGTGTCGGCATCGCGCAAGCGATCCATGCGGAAAACTCCTGATTATCGGCAAGAAGGAACTACGACGCGACCGCGCCGCGCCGCTTACGCGGCGGAAGCCAAGGGAGGCGGAGGCCTCACGCCCGGCGCCTGAGGGACCAAATTAAAAACAGCGGTCGGGGTCGCTGTTCTGGCAGTAGCTAGAGCCGTAGCGGAAGAAGACGGCGGTATGGGCGGGCTTGAGGCGCTGGAACAGGCATTCGAGCATCGCCTGCGCTTCCGGCAGCGTAACGCCCTCTTCCAACTCGACGCAGCGAACATGGACGATCCAGGTACAGCAGCACCCGGCGCGATGCCCGCCGCGCAGGCAGCCTGCCCCGAGGGGAAAGGGTTCTTCGATCTGAATATCGAAACCCAGCAGTGCCGCAAGCTCGGTGAAATAAGGCACGCTGGCGCCGCCGACGGCATTTTCCTTGGCGACGATGCGCTGACGGCGGGCGTCGAGGCCCGTCACCTTCGGCATGCAGATGTCGGGAAGCCCGAGCCACACCTCCCAGCGCGCCAGCAGTTCGACCA
This genomic stretch from Elstera cyanobacteriorum harbors:
- a CDS encoding putative phage tail protein, translating into MAALTPSVLCRCLIKRWTDPTPIVRPACGLGLDAYLHLLLQLLPRGEVWPREPESVQVKLMTAIAAMFALPSPADKVSFDSTDDAFSETGPTFDLDQGRVSGWHLEERVCRLLNELDPRVLVELLARWEVWLGLPDICMPKVTGLDARRQRIVAKENAVGGASVPYFTELAALLGFDIQIEEPFPLGAGCLRGGHRAGCCCTWIVHVRCVELEEGVTLPEAQAMLECLFQRLKPAHTAVFFRYGSSYCQNSDPDRCF
- a CDS encoding DUF2793 domain-containing protein is translated as MHTQLLYPGAVADDGTGTVLRDAAFILNNMILRLAGSAWRQPVLATLDTPPVAPSHQQRWLIGGSPSGAFAGKTGQIAEWVGTPSGAAPVNAWSFEPPTDGALVIDIAAAKLLRWSGSAWVEAVGAGAVDWGAVTGKPDFFPPSAHSHAFGELTAVPALLLALAGLGGDGLVQKAGGSLATLAATAFGLALLGGADAPAVRALLGLGAAALLPTSGVGGVVTRGADNKIAPGDLPAIALNDIFEAGSEAAMLALTAQKGDACVRTDLSKTFLLAADPASVLANWKEVLAPVGSGIASVFGATGPAVTIPGLTGLAGAIDPADEVALYDASAGAHRRASLATLLAGTTGLTGAAPADIGTVAAVGSATSAARADHVHKLPTSGVAPGTYTNATLTVDQFGRLTSASSGSSSGIGTVAGDPLKGISVTTAGPTATVAFNGLALPGLTAELAASAAHFVIIKTDGTPGQIHMGLLVANLAARATPADADHLMTSAAAGGTTALGKTTIAQLFNGRTLQNSRLIGVTETKQARTDISGAVTMGTYQVGNTYHYRLT
- a CDS encoding peptidase G2 autoproteolytic cleavage domain-containing protein; translated protein: MDRLRDADTTLVVPNPHDIPPPGSIHDKPGFFVDCDLEAGFLGTPFRAYWANMITECIRNAILKAGLVPEYTDWTQLGLAIEKIADRIARELINILVPPMIDDKIGKIEFVRDGGNVTGTIKGGKFTLNAPTPPPPVEPPPFPAIEDHIFAIGTGASITNAKWTGGSVHLAHSGDGTAALAVHKGGISVLGGTTAGLSSNHPYVIRGGTSASVPGTFDNVYEGSVLQSPTPDKYFVHYAAENGTQRQFAVSLDGSVFAANTTLQAADYAEWFETVDGAPLEAGVSVVLDGAKVRAAQATDDPRDIIGVTRPLGAPGVIGNAAEAYWADLHVTDAFGAPIWTETVDVDGQTYRSHAVNPEYDPTRPYIPRSQRPEWVLVGLLGQVPVRQGQPLGDRWRVMRPAADGVDLIFIR